Genomic window (Streptococcus ruminicola):
TACGTGGTGTCAAATTATCAAAATGAGAAACCAAAACCTCAACTACATAAACGTGTTGTCCTTGATTGTTCTCATAATTTCGACTACGTAGTTCACCCTCGACAGAAATTAAATAACCTTTTTTAATCCATTTCGCAAAGTTCTCTGCGCTTTTACCCCAAATAACCAACGGAAAGAAATCCGTTTGGCGCTCCCCAGTTTCTTTATTTTTAAATCTACGATTTACTGCAATATTTACAGAAGCTACTGGAGTGTTGTTGGGTGTGTAGCGAAGTTCTACATCACGTGTTGTACGGCCAATAAGATTTACATTGTTCATAAAAATTCCTCCTAGCGTTTTACGCTTACTTATTTTTAACATTAAATAATGACTAGACTTCCTCGGCACCTGTCAATTCGTTCTAGCCACTTGCATAAAAAAAGACTAACCGCTCCACTGCAGCTAGACTTTTTTCCAAGACATTTTAGGATTTTGTAAAATAAAAAAAGGTACTCAAAAAGCCGACCTCGATTTCCCTTTAAAAAAAGAGTCCTCTAGTCGCCATAAGACCCTAACTAAATCTCCATTTAGCGGTTTTTCGACAAGACCCTATTACACCCCGTGCAATAAGTTACGCCTTGCTAGTCCTATGCAATGTCATGAGTTCCTGTACACATTATTCAACAAAATCGTTGAGATCCATAAGCCCTTGTTGAAACGATACGTTCTGGCTCAAGAACATTTTGTATCGTTTAATTACTTTATTCATTAGTAAATCATCTTGATTTAGCTACTCTAATGAATTCTAATTTTAAAGAACACCCGTTCTTCTACTTTCGTAGCGAAAAGTAAACTAAATGTAAAATATTTTTACAACCTCATTATAGCTACTTTATTTTCGATTAGCAAGAAAAAACACCAATTCTTTTTCTATCATAGATTTTAATAAAAAATGCAAGTCAATGACTTGCATTTCAGTTATATCTAACTAATTAGTAATCTTCACTCCACAAATCCATTGCATCTAGAAAATCATCTGAAATTTCTAAAGGCTGAGTTTTTGCCTGTTCCTCGTTGTCAATTTGTTGCTGAGTTGTAATACCTGCTTTAATCCAATTATCTAAGATACCTTTTACATATGTCCAATTGTCTTTAGTATTAAAAATAGCAATCTTAATTGCGGAACTAATAACATTAACCTCAACTTTTTCAGCATATTTCTGAATATCTTCCAGAATAAGAAGCGAAACATCTTTTTTTAGCATGTTTTTTAGATTTGAAAACAAAGTTTCATAATCAGAATTTGACGCTATCAACTGCTTTACAATTACAGCTCCCTTATTATATCTTTGTGTTTCATACTCTTTTAAATCATCTAAAGTAACTACACCAGCATCAATTAGATTTTGAATTACTTTAACAGTCCATCCAAATCCACGGTTGTTTTTATATCCAGTTCTGATAATTATTTCCTTGATAACATCAGAATTTATTAAGTTTAACCACTCTTTTATTTTTTTCCGATTTGGATTATTATCTACCTGCCTATCCGTTCCAAAAACGTCATGAAATACTTCTAAAATTTCTTGGTACTCTTCGATATTGGTATCGTCAGAAACTTTTGCCATCGGTAAAAGTTTCAAAATCAGATTATTTTTATTGTGGCTGATAACCTCATTCAAATCATTACTGAAACGCGAAAAAGTAAAATAATATTTATAAGTACTTCGTCCTCTTTTTTCGACCTTCATATCTAGGTTAGGAATAATAGCGTTACCTTCTTGATCACTTAACTTTTTTAACTCCTCAAAAGCTTCTCCGATTTTTTTCCTCTTATTCTTTTTGAGCGATGGTGTATTTAACTTCATAATATCATTTTCAAATTCATCAGCTAATTTATAGCAGCTACCATAATTTCGATATTCTGAAAGGAATCTATAAAGACGTTTACTATATTTTGATTTTAAAAGATTGTGTATCTCACGACCAAATTTTAAATATTTAATTTGGCTCCAGTTGTCCTGATTAAATAGCTCATAAACTCTTTTTTCTGGATGTACAATAGTGTTTCCGTCTGAATCTACTTCAATAAACTCTTCTTGATATACTTCATCTGAAAGTACAACGGTCAATTTTTGTTCTCTATGACTAACTTTATATTTTTTGAATAAAGGATATACCTCGTACTCATCGACTTCGCCCGCATTATCCAGCGATTTTAACTTTTTATAACTTACTGTTTGAAGCTTATTTTGAAGAGCTTCTATTATTTTATTAAATCTAGCTCCTGTTTGAGCAAAGGTGTTATTATTGCTATCTACACTAACTAAACCAGCCATGTGGGCTATTTCAGAATAGGTAAATTCAATATCACCAGTAGAATATCTATCTGTCAATTCTCCTAAAATTGAAAAAGTTATATTTTCTTCAACTTTGTTCAAATCACCCAAATCAAATAAAGCAGGAAATTCCCTGCTATATTGTATCTTGTTTCTGAACTTAGATTCTTGTTCAGGATACGAAACCATCACAGACACCTCTTCTTGAACCATAGTATGTAAGCACCAAAATGTTTGGTGAAACTACCATAATAATATTTTTTTTACACAAAAGCAATAAAATGTTTGGTAAAAACTCCTATCATAGATTTTTTAACCATGTCAACCAACAAAATGTTTGGTTATATGAGTAAATTACTTTACTTACGTTCTATTTTACCATAATACAACCTTATTAACCAAACATTTTGTTGACTTCATCATAAAAAACAGCTTTTTCACCAAAAAATATGTTGCATTACCAAAAATTACGTTGACATTACCAAGAAATATGTTGCTATTACCAAAAACTACGTTGACATTACCAAGAAATATGTTGCTATTACCAAAAACTGCGTTGACATTACCAAGAAATATGTTGCTATTACCAAAAATTACGTTGACATTACCAAACATTTTGGTGCAATCGTAGCTGATAAAGCCTTTAATACCAAGGGATTTCAGCTTCTAATAACTAATATAACTAATAATAACTAATAATAACTAATAAATAACTAATATAATAACTATATAATAACTATTATAACGATAAGAGTGCGTACGTTGGTGTATGACTAATTTAAATAATAATCCCTATCTATACTTCAACTTTTTCTTCTTCCTCTAATTAGTTAAAAAAGCACTCCTACTAAATGCAAATAATAAAAGTACTAAATTCATCATGACAACAAAAAACCCCTAATCGCTAAGATTAAGGGTGATTTTTAATTGTTATACATCTGATTATACTTTCTTTCGAAAGCTTTTCTAACAGTACCATCTACTTCTTTATATAACGTAGATTTATGAAAAGTTCCAGATACAATTAATCGTTTAGTTGCTGCTTCATCATAACACGTTACAAGTGTAATAGTTCGCCTATCAGAAATATCTTGAATGACTTCGCTTTGATCGGGGTCTACTACTTCAATAGAAGAAACGATGTAAGTAAATACCTTTTCTTTATCAGTTATATAAATTTTCATGCCATTTCGTGCATTATCCAAAGGGGAAAACAGCATACCTGAAGAACCGTTAATTCCAAAAACATGATGGCTGGCTAGTGCATAGTTATTTTTCCCACCCATAACTTGCTTTTCTTTCATTGTACCTGCTCCGTAGGATAGTTCAGCATTTCCAAGACCTTTAAAAATTGGTAAATTGATATTTAATTCAGGAATAGCAATTCCGCCAATGACAGGTAATTTACGATTATCAAACTGATTAGCTAAAATAGATTCTGAGGTGGCAGAATCAACTGCAGAAAAATCAAAACTCGTATTTGCTTTCTGATTTTTTTTAAGTGTTGCTTTATCAACGTTTGTAACTTGATATTTATTGGAGTTCTGAGCAATGAGTAAATTTCTAATTTCCTTGTTGAGGATTAAAGAAAAACCTATAACAAGGAAAAGTATAATCACTACTCCTCGAACATAACTTCTAAATTTACTCTTCACTCTAATTATAAAAAACCTTTCTAATTCTGTGCTACAGCTAGTTGCTGAGTGTCATCATTCCAGTATATAGGACTAATAGAATGATTTTTTGCTACAGAAAATACTGTTTTATGGAGAACATAGCATTCTTCTTTTAAATCTAACATCATATCATTATAATTAAGATATTCATAGATTGTAAGATGTATTTCATTATCCTGATATAATTCATGATCAAAATATTTATAATGTTCTAAAATGAAATTCCCTTTGCCGTAAAAAGAAAGTTTTTCGTTACCGATATAATTAGGTTGTTGCACCTCATAACGATAATAATTATTTGGATTGATTTCATTGACAGAAATTTCTTTAGGAACTGCATAAGCGTAAGAATTACTTATGAGCGCTTCTTCAAAGCTCTGCTCTAATTCAGGGTGGCGAAATCCTAAATAAATAGAACTAGACATAACATCATAAGCTTTAGTAATTGTTTCATAATAATCATCAGATTTATTTTGATCAAGCCATTGACCAAAATACCGATTTAAAAGAATCATATTTTTTCTCCTCACTTATATTAACCTATCAAATTATGATAAACAAGGTTATAATCTTATCATAGCTTTTGTCAATTTTCTAAAATCATTTTCCCTTCTATAAGTTCACTACCTAGTCTCATATACAATGGGAAGGATTTTTCCTTTTTGAGTATCCTTAACGCAGCTTGAGATACGATCAAATAATTCGTAGTATTGTGCTCTACAAATGGATCTTCAATAAAAATATGCAGCTTTTTATCATCATACGGTAGTTCTGATGAGGTAATCACTACTTCTCCGTTTTCTAGTAGCTCCTCTAATTGTTTATGGTTAATACTAAAATTTAAACATTTCTTCATTGTATCTCACTTCTCATTTTAAATATAAATTTCCTGATGAATCTTCAGGATATGACCACAGCATGAATCGAACATGCTATGAATTGCCATTGTGGTCACTATAACTCCCTAGTTTTTGTTTTCTTGATGATGAATTATTGGAGAATACCTCATTTCTAATTTATTTAGGGATATACTGAAGGCGAGGATTGCACGCGCCACCTGCTTAACAGATTCAGTACTGATGAATACTAACTATTCTTTTAATCGTCTTCTCTTAACATTAACTTGCATTGAAATCGTAGTGGTGTACCATCATATTCAAAATCCATCTCCACGGTATCAGCATTTAAAGTTGACATTAGATTTATAATATCTAAAATTGAAGTTTTACTTGCTTCCATTCTTCCTCCACTAAAAAATCATCTAATTATTATATGTATGTTAATTATATATTTTTTAGGTATTTAAGTCGATATAATAGTTACTTTTTTAAATGATTAATAAAGTAACAGATAAGTAGCGAAACTATAGATTCTATAGTATAATATTGATATGGGTTATTTGGGACCCGTTGTAGCAATACAAGAATCGTGGCTCTTCCTGAGGACATCTGCGGACATACCGAAGGGATCCACCCTGTCAAGACTAGCTTCCGAGGTTTTGGCACTAGTCTGTTTGACATGGTTCCAAAAGTAAAAATAATTTACGGGGGGTGTCAAAAGAGTTTTGGCACTAGTCTGTTTGACATGGTTCCAAAAGTCTTAAAAACAGAACTGTCAATTAAAAAATGTTTTGGCACTAGCCTAGTTTAGAAAACACCTTAGGGTGTCTTTTTTTTATGCCCTTTTTTGAAAAATCTATCATAGTCATATGAGCTTGCATATCACTCCTATTTAGATAAAATAAGAAGTAATCATTCTACTAAAAAGGAAACTCTATGGAAAGTAACGAATTTTATGATGAAAAGACAAAACTTGAAATTTTTGGTGAAAAAGTCGAACAATTCTTTACCAAAAATAAATTAGTCGATTTATTGAGACGAAAAGTACTATTACGAAAAACTTTAGTTTTTTATAGTTTACTAATTCCAATTATAGTATTAATTTGTGGAGGTCTCTTTTCACCACAGAGACAAACTTATACTGATGACCAATTAGCAACAAAACGTGAATTTGAAAATGATACTGGTACAGTTCTATTAAAGAGCCAAGAATATTCAGAGAGTAATGATATTATGGTTCTGAACTTTGAAACAGAAGATGCTACTTCTAGTATTGATAAAGGAATTAATGCTAACAATTTAGATTGGACCCTTTATACTCCACCGGGACTTGATGCTTCAAAAACTGAAATGGACGTTATTCCGCTAACTGGTAATAAAGTTTCTGTAGTTATTAAAAACGTTCCTAAAAATTACGGAGCTTTAGGTATTGATATTGCTAATTCTACTGCTAGTGATGCTGATGTTGATGTTAGCCTAAAAAACTATGATGACTATATCAAAGAGCAAGAGGAAAATGTTTCTGTTGATGGGACTGACTCAAGTGATAATGATGATAAGAAAAAATCAAATACTGTTTCATTCTTGATTTCACCTCAGAGCGGACAAATTAAAAACAAGAAGATTAAAAATCTAAGTCGTGAAAAATTTGCTTTGACAATCTTTAATGAAGAAATGAAATTCCAAAAAGGACAAAAAGACAAGTTAATTACTGCAGCTAAGCGAATCAAAGCTAACATTGCTGAAGATAACGATACAATCGAGCAATTAGAACGAGAATCACAATATCTTGTAGGTCCAGAGCTTGAAACCAAACAAGATGAAATTGAGGATGTTAGAAATGATATTGATAACAAACAAAAAGATGTAACAACAGCAACAGAAAATATTGTTACTGTTAATTCAATTATTACCAATCTCAAGAAATCAATTGCAAAAGTGAAAGATGGATCGTATGAATTTAACGCTCCAATCAAATCGGTGCGAAAAGACTTATCACAAGAATAATAATAGATAAGGATGTAAAAGAGAATTATGTTAACTATTAGTATTGTAATTGCTGTAAGCGCACTTTACTTTTTTATCCCATGGGCTATCGTTTATGGCGGAGATACCAGAAGATATTGATATAATAGTAATGAAAGCCAGTTCGTAACAAGAACTGGCTTTTTTGATAAATATATTATAGAAAAAACAAAAAAACCTAGCCGTTTGGACTAGGGGGTGTTAAAGTATCTTTGCTCTATTTAATTATATCATTTTGGCAGTATTATCTCTATCTAGTAATCCTTGTGAAGGTAGTTGAGACAAAGTATTTTCTAAACTTTTCACGGCTCCCAACAGTTCATTAACAATTACTTCTGATTGTTCTGAAGTACTAATGTACTCTTGGTTGACATCAAAACCTAATAACCAAAATTCATTCACGCGAAAAAGTCTAGCTAGTAACTGTAAGTGTTCTTTAGTTGGAGTAGCTCCGGACAAGTACTTAGAGAATTCTTTTGCTGTTAGTGAGATGTGTAACTTATTATATAGACATTTTGATAAAACTAAAACGTCATAGCTTTCAAGTTTTCTTTCTGACATAATACTTTTTAGACGTGTGTGAAACGGAATTTTATTAATTGTTGACACTTCCTTTCTTATGATATTTATACGTGTATAGTGCGCGTGGAGAAACTAATAAATATTGAGTAGACCTTGTTTAATAGGTAGAACAAAGACGTTCTTTCTAATTGTTTGGATATTCTTTTCAGTATTAGATCTATCAAAAATTCTTTGTTCCCAGTAGGCAGCATAGGCTTTATCGTTTAGTGGACCTACTAGCAAATATTCATTCTTGCTACCAGATTTAGTGTTATCTGCTTCTTTTTTAGCTCCTGAATCGGTTGTACAATAAAAGTGCTGAACAGTTCTTAATGTTTTTGTAAACTCTCCAATATTATTGTAGGATACACTACAGATAATAGCTTGATTTTTCAAATAAGGTTGAATTAGATAAAAAGTACTACCAGAAAGTACGTTAATGTATGTATCAGCCTTCTCAGAAAGTAGCAAATGTTCGGTATCAACATCAAGATAATTGTTTTTCTGTTTGTTTTGTACAAGGTAACTATTTTCAGGTATTTGTTGTTTATCCCAGCACCAGCCAATACTTCCAAATTGTAAATAACAATGAGGAAAAATTCGAGTTAAATAGTCCTCAATTTCTTTTTTACGATCAATAGTTATTAGGCTATAATTTATACCACGAAGTTGCCTTGGATTTCGATAGTCACTAGCCATATAAATATTAATGGCGTTGCTGCCTTTCATAGCAAAGTGGAAGTATTCACCCGTGAAGATAACAGAAGATATTTGTTCAGGTAATAAAGTTAATGGAGTACTGTTCTTTTCGTTATCTTTTAGAACAAGTAATTGTAAAGGTTCCATTCAATCTCCTTCTTATTTATGTTAATATAGCCATTGTTATAAATGTTATAGTGGTTACATTGGTTCTAATTGCTACATGTATTACGTTTATTACACTTGTTATAAATATAACAAATATAATATTGAGTATACGTGAGGTAAATGGTGTATTTGCTTGACTGCTATTTTGGATAAGTAAAGTTTACGCGTGACTACTAAGGCTCATCTATCAAAAAATGAGCCAATAGTTCCTCTGATAGGATTTCTTTGAAACGTTTGAATGATTTTTTAACTACTGTATCGTGCTTAAATAGAAAATCGCAAGATAATCGTTCAAAAATCTGATTGTAATCATCCTGTGTTGTTTCGTCTGGGAGGTTTTCAATCTCAAAGTACCATTTTCCTGCCCAAGATTTATTTCTTACAAATTGCTGTCTATTTCTATCCCAAAATACAACACAAAATTCCTTGAGGTTAAATTGTTTGGTTTCGACTAATTTATCAGCTACTTCTTCTTTATCGCCAAATTGATCTTTAGTAACTTCAAAACCAAGAGAATCGTATTCTAAAACAGATTTAAGAACATCAACGTCATTCTTTTTAGAGTGTTTTATTTCTTTATAAGTTTGATAGCCCGCGCTAGTGATAATAACATTCTCAAGACCGTATTTAATCTGTTTTCCCCTGACATCATGCGTTACCTTTCCTCGATATTCATTAACTTTAGCAACAAATTGAATATCTAGCCCAATAGCCAGTTGAAAATTAGTTTGATTCGGATCCATTGGGTAACAATCTTTCAAATCAACCCATATATGAGTATCAATCATTCTGAAAATCATATTAGGAGTCTTTCGACTTAGTGTTATTGTGTTATCTTGGGTGTTGACCGTTCGACAAACCTCAAAGTTTAAGCAAGGGTTAATAATTAATAATTTATCAGCTTGGTAGGTTTTTTTCTTAGTTAATGGATCATAGCGCTTGAAACGACGTATTCCACCAATTATCCCACGACAATGAATATACTTATCTTTATATTCAGAAAGCAATAGTCGAGATTTTGGTTGAGATTTATTGTCTTGTGATTTTAAGATTGTTCTAAAATAGAACCCCTTGAGAACCGTTCCCAAAAAATAATCATAACTTTTCTGATGAGGGGGTAAGTCCATTAGATAATCAATGCGACGTTGTAAGAAGTCTTCAAAATCTTCAGGGCTTTTATAGGTCTTGAAATTAGCTTCTTTTCTAAGTTGATTTTTTCGTTTCAAATTATTATTCCTTTGCTGCTTATATAATCCTTTTCTTATCTTGAATGTTATCCTAATTTTACCATATTGATATAATATTGAAAGCTTAATTACCTATCATAAAATTTCAAGGTGGTATGCCTTTTACAACAAAAAAGAAAGCTAGCATATTGCTAGCTTTCTTGGGTTAATAACCACTTTTAGGATTAGGGTTTATCACGCGCCATTAGGCACGAGATCCACAATAAAAAGAAAAAAGTTTATAGGATTGTTTTTATTATACCTAATAGGAATTCTAAAAACAACAAACTTGGTCATATTTTCTCCTATCATAGATTTTTTGATTTTGTTAGATACTCCAATATATTTTTAGTACAAAAACTGTTTTAAAAGTAATAAACCCAAATATCTTGTTTATCACCCCAAGGAAGTGAATTATTCGAAATTTCTTTAGGGGCAGATACTACATTTGTCCTTTCAATATTTACTTCTAAAGAGGTTTCTTCATCGGATTTATTTTTCTGAATTTGATTAAAAATACCTATTTGAAATTCTTGGCTGTACCAAGTGTCCAAACAGTCTTGGAAATATGCAGTGAACTTGATAGGGGAAGTAAATAGATCAAATTTATCTTCACGATTAAATTCATTTAAATAGCCAATTTTTTCATAAAAACAAAAATTAAGTGTCTCCTTGTGATGAGGATATAAAATTGGAGATAGCTTGTAATAATGACCATTTTCATTAAAAGTAAGAGATTCAAAATTTCCTAAACATAAGTTGTATAATTCTCTGTTGCCAACATTCTCTAAAGATATAGTAATGCTTGGAGTATCTACGTTATCTTTTCTTGGAAGGTGAGGAAAATCTTTTGGAAAAGAAAAATCAATATTTTTATGCCTATAATCGTATTCGGAAGCTGAGATGTCAAGCATAGGTTTTACAATTCTCTTGGTATCTTCTAATTGAGCTTCGTATTGACTATTGATTGTTAAAATTACTCCATATAGTGTTAGCCCACTCCCTAAAAAAGTAGCATAGATACCCCATATTTCAAAATTTAATACTTTCAAATTAAAGCCAAGTTTTGTTGGAAGATTAATGATATCTAATAATAATAATAAAAAAGAAAATATTAAAATAAAAAATCCTACTTTGATAAAATTGTTTTTCTTATTTGACATATTCACCCTTCTAGTCTTATTTTTATATACTTAAAAATAAGGTATCAGTACTTATTTGGAATTTTTTAGAAACAATATTCGTCAGTAAAGAATATCATGAATCATGCGCGTGTTCTATAAGCAATTGCCGATAAGCTTCGTCTAACGCCATTAATGCTTCATCTTCACTTTGATAAAAGTTTCTCCCATCTCCAGATAGTAGAGGTAAAAAATTTCCTTTACTATCGTAAGTTAGCGTTTCTAAATCTTTTTTAGTAAACCACTCGTCTATTTCAGCTTCTAAATCCAAGGCTTGTTCACGTAATTTGTTAATACGTAGGTACTTCTCTTTAATATATTTAGGCAATTGAGTATTTGAATAATATTTTAAAATATTATCAGTGATATATATACGATTAGGTTCGCCAAAACCTTGTTGTACTTCGTCGATTAGATTGAGCTGATGTAGAATTTTTTTTGTAGAAATAACCGAATCCTTATTGCAATTAAGAACCTCTCCTAGCTCTTTATTAGTAAAGTAGATAAAAGTATTTCCAGCTTCATCATACCCCTTATGAATAAAATCAAGAGGTTCCCTTAATCGATTTAATAGTACAGAATATGCTAAAGCCCCTTTAGATTTCAAATCACCCATAAGTTGATTAATTATTGGGGTAGGTATATAAATCTGGTCTGAATCTAAATTAGCTGTTGCAAATTCAGGAATATCATGTATAGATGTTAAATAATTCATTGTTTTACTCCCATATATGTACATCTTTTTTAGTCGAATGATTACTTCTCGTTTTATCTAAACGAGAGTGATGTTCAAACTTATATAATCATGATAGCTTTAAAGATATAAAAAAGACACCCTAAGGTGTTTTCTAAACTGGACTAGTGCCAAAACCAAGCTTTTCTATACAATTTTCTGCTATGACTTTTGGAACCATGTCAAACAGACTAGTGCCAAAACCTCGGAAGCTAGTCTTGACAGGGTGGATCCCTTCGGTATGTCCGCAGATGTCCTCAGGAAGAGCCACGATTCTTGTATTGCTACAACGGGTCCCAAATAACCCGTACCAATATTATACTATAGAATCTATAGTTTCGCTACTTATCTGTTACTTTATATTACTATTCCACGCGCTGTATGCCACGTATTGAGTATTTCAATTATTATTTTATATTTTGAAACAAAACTATTTATGTTTTAGCATCATGACAAGTTTGGTATGTATTCAAAATAGCCTATATATGACATTTGGTATATTTATCATATTTATAATATTTGCTATAACGTATATATTTAGGATACGCATAACGCAGTAGAATTCTTTGAACATCTATAGATAGATGAATTTTAACAATAAAAAGACAGTCTGTTGACTGTCTAATAATTATATAAAGAGGAATTATGCATCTTTAGAAAAGCTATTAAGGATGTCGTCAAGAGAACGATAACGCCCTTTAGAAAGAGAAGACATAGCCTTAAAGGCTTTTTTAGGTG
Coding sequences:
- a CDS encoding DnaD domain protein, which produces MVQEEVSVMVSYPEQESKFRNKIQYSREFPALFDLGDLNKVEENITFSILGELTDRYSTGDIEFTYSEIAHMAGLVSVDSNNNTFAQTGARFNKIIEALQNKLQTVSYKKLKSLDNAGEVDEYEVYPLFKKYKVSHREQKLTVVLSDEVYQEEFIEVDSDGNTIVHPEKRVYELFNQDNWSQIKYLKFGREIHNLLKSKYSKRLYRFLSEYRNYGSCYKLADEFENDIMKLNTPSLKKNKRKKIGEAFEELKKLSDQEGNAIIPNLDMKVEKRGRSTYKYYFTFSRFSNDLNEVISHNKNNLILKLLPMAKVSDDTNIEEYQEILEVFHDVFGTDRQVDNNPNRKKIKEWLNLINSDVIKEIIIRTGYKNNRGFGWTVKVIQNLIDAGVVTLDDLKEYETQRYNKGAVIVKQLIASNSDYETLFSNLKNMLKKDVSLLILEDIQKYAEKVEVNVISSAIKIAIFNTKDNWTYVKGILDNWIKAGITTQQQIDNEEQAKTQPLEISDDFLDAMDLWSEDY
- a CDS encoding single-stranded DNA-binding protein; amino-acid sequence: MNNVNLIGRTTRDVELRYTPNNTPVASVNIAVNRRFKNKETGERQTDFFPLVIWGKSAENFAKWIKKGYLISVEGELRSRNYENNQGQHVYVVEVLVSHFDNLTPRSQQNEENQVVDQQNTSTFDSFAELSSLDDTLADFATDDLPF
- a CDS encoding class A sortase, producing the protein MRVKSKFRSYVRGVVIILFLVIGFSLILNKEIRNLLIAQNSNKYQVTNVDKATLKKNQKANTSFDFSAVDSATSESILANQFDNRKLPVIGGIAIPELNINLPIFKGLGNAELSYGAGTMKEKQVMGGKNNYALASHHVFGINGSSGMLFSPLDNARNGMKIYITDKEKVFTYIVSSIEVVDPDQSEVIQDISDRRTITLVTCYDEAATKRLIVSGTFHKSTLYKEVDGTVRKAFERKYNQMYNN
- a CDS encoding replication initiator protein A encodes the protein MNYLTSIHDIPEFATANLDSDQIYIPTPIINQLMGDLKSKGALAYSVLLNRLREPLDFIHKGYDEAGNTFIYFTNKELGEVLNCNKDSVISTKKILHQLNLIDEVQQGFGEPNRIYITDNILKYYSNTQLPKYIKEKYLRINKLREQALDLEAEIDEWFTKKDLETLTYDSKGNFLPLLSGDGRNFYQSEDEALMALDEAYRQLLIEHAHDS